GCCTTCCAGGAGTTGCTGGAACTCTATCCCGGCACGCGTGAAGCCCGGGATGCGGAAAAGCGCATTGCCGAATGTCGCGACAACCTGGCAATGCACAACTACCGCATCGGCTACTACAATTACAAGTACGGTGCCTACAGGGGCGCCGTCCAGCGTTTCAAATACGTCATTGACGAATTTCCCGATTTCAGTCTGAATGACCGGCTATTTTTTTATACGGGCAAGGCCTACATGGCCACGCGGGATTGGAAGAACGCCCTGTCTTTCTTTCAGAAGGTAACCAACAGTTATCCCAAGTCCAAGTGTGCCCGAAAAGCGGTCAAACTGATGAAAGCGATAGACGGAAAGTTAAAAGCAGCTGAAGGTGCTGAAGAAAAGCGACCTGAACCCGCCGGCTGAACCGGGCATTTACCTGTTTCGCACCGCCTCCGGCAAAATCCTTTATATCGGCAAAGCCGCCAACCTGAAACAGCGCCTGTTCCAGTACTTTCTGTCTTCGCCTTCGCCCGTAGTCCGTCGCTTGCTGGAACGCAGCCAGGCGGTGGACTTCGTTTTGACGGACAATCCCGCTGAAGCCCTGCAACTGGAATACAATTTCATCCATCATTATCGTCCTCCCTTCAATGTTCGCCTTAAGGATGACAAATCGTATCCGGTGGTTGAAATCACCATGGGGGAAGAGTTCCCCGGGGTATATTTTTCCCGCAATCCCCGGGAGCGGAGTTTCGCGACACCCCATCTGGCGGATGCCGGCAAGGCGCGGGCCATGATCGACCTGATCATGCGTGTGTTCCTTCTGCGCAATTGCAAAGACGCGGTGTTTCGGCGTAAAGTTCCCTGTCTCTATTACCATATCCAGCGCTGTTCCGCTCCATGCGTTTTTCCCGAACAACGGGACGACTATCTTCGCCGGGCAAATGCAGCGGTGGCATTCCTTCGTGGAGAGAGGGCGGGAGTGGAAAAACGCCTGGAAGCGGCCATGCGGGAACACGCCGGCAACCTCGGTTTTGAGCAGGCGCAGCATCTGAAAGAGAGCCTGCGGGTATTGCGTGATTTTCCCTCGCGTTCCGTGGTGGCGGCCCGATCCAGGCATGCGTATGACGTGGTGGCGCTTCACCTGTCGGGAGAGGAAGCGGCGGTGATGCGTTTCGCGGTGGAAGCCGGCCACGCTGTTTCACGGGATTTTTTTACTTTTACTTCGCTGGCGGGCAACCCCGCCGCTGCAATGGAAGAATTCCTGGTGACTTTCTACCGCAAGGCCAACCTGCCCTCAGCCTTGGAAGTGGATCCGCTGCCGGCGCATGTGCAGGATCTGGAAGGGATATTTGCCCGGTTGGCGGGACATAAAATTCGCATTCATCTCCCCCGGCGCGGACCCCGTCGCCACATGATGGACCTGGCGCGTCGCAATCTGGGGCTCTATGTCAATCGTGAAGGTTTTGAGCGGGTGGCCGCGGAATTGCGGGAGCAACTCGGGCTGAATCATCTGCCGTTGCGCATCGAAGGCGTGGATATCTCCCATTTCTCCGGCAGAGAGCGGGTGGGATCTGTTGTCGTGTTCGAGAACGGCCGTCCGATTACTTCTGAGTACCGCAATTATCTGATCCGCAGCGCCCCGGCCGGCGACACCCATGCCATCCGCGAGGTCATGGAGCGGCGTTTCGGCCGCAAAGATCCCCCGGATCCCGATCTTTTGCTGATCGACGGCGGGAGCGACCAGCTGCGGGCGGCCATGGATGTCAAAGCCCGCCTGGGGTTCCGGGCGGACCTGATCAGCCTGGCCAAATCCGAGGAGCGGGTGTTTTGTGAAAACGGGGTCACTACCGTTTTCCCCGAGGGGTCGCCGGTGCGCTTCCTGTTGCAGAACGTGCGCGACGAGGCCCACCGCCGCGCCGTCACCCACCACCGCAAACGCCGCATGAAGAAATCCTGATTCCACCCTGCGTGAAAACGGCGCTTCTCCGGGGTATTCTCTATGCAGGAACGGCCATGGGAAATTTTCTTTTCGACGCCA
The sequence above is drawn from the Candidatus Aminicenantes bacterium genome and encodes:
- the uvrC gene encoding excinuclease ABC subunit UvrC, which encodes MKVLKKSDLNPPAEPGIYLFRTASGKILYIGKAANLKQRLFQYFLSSPSPVVRRLLERSQAVDFVLTDNPAEALQLEYNFIHHYRPPFNVRLKDDKSYPVVEITMGEEFPGVYFSRNPRERSFATPHLADAGKARAMIDLIMRVFLLRNCKDAVFRRKVPCLYYHIQRCSAPCVFPEQRDDYLRRANAAVAFLRGERAGVEKRLEAAMREHAGNLGFEQAQHLKESLRVLRDFPSRSVVAARSRHAYDVVALHLSGEEAAVMRFAVEAGHAVSRDFFTFTSLAGNPAAAMEEFLVTFYRKANLPSALEVDPLPAHVQDLEGIFARLAGHKIRIHLPRRGPRRHMMDLARRNLGLYVNREGFERVAAELREQLGLNHLPLRIEGVDISHFSGRERVGSVVVFENGRPITSEYRNYLIRSAPAGDTHAIREVMERRFGRKDPPDPDLLLIDGGSDQLRAAMDVKARLGFRADLISLAKSEERVFCENGVTTVFPEGSPVRFLLQNVRDEAHRRAVTHHRKRRMKKS